A stretch of Gloeocapsa sp. DLM2.Bin57 DNA encodes these proteins:
- a CDS encoding metal ABC transporter permease codes for MLDILLEPLQLGFMQRSLIEAVIVGTICAVVGSYLMVQRLALLGDAISHSVLPGLAIAFWLGINIFFGAFVAGIISTICINIIRNRSPIKEDAAMGIVFSAFFALGITLITVIQKDNKIDLNHYLFGNILGVTWGDIRDTAIIAVIILLVVVALYKELLFYTFDQIGAQAVGLPVKLLDMSLMILIALTIVASLKTVGVVLVLSLLITPSACAYLLVTRLHQVMLLGVGIGIFSSVSGMYLSYFQNIPSGPGIVLVASGLFILILLFSPLHGLLTSKK; via the coding sequence ATGTTAGATATCTTATTAGAGCCTTTGCAATTAGGTTTTATGCAGCGATCGCTAATCGAAGCGGTAATCGTGGGGACTATTTGCGCCGTCGTCGGTAGCTATCTTATGGTACAAAGATTAGCACTCCTTGGGGACGCCATTAGTCACTCAGTTTTACCAGGATTAGCGATCGCCTTTTGGTTAGGAATTAATATCTTTTTCGGTGCTTTTGTAGCGGGAATTATCAGTACTATCTGTATTAACATCATTAGAAATCGTTCTCCGATTAAAGAAGATGCAGCGATGGGTATTGTTTTTTCCGCTTTTTTTGCTTTAGGAATCACTTTGATTACCGTAATCCAAAAAGACAATAAAATTGACCTCAATCATTATCTTTTTGGCAATATTCTCGGGGTAACTTGGGGAGATATTCGCGATACAGCGATTATAGCAGTAATTATCTTATTAGTAGTAGTTGCTTTATATAAAGAACTATTATTCTATACCTTTGACCAAATCGGTGCACAAGCTGTAGGTTTACCAGTAAAATTATTAGATATGAGTCTGATGATTTTGATTGCTCTAACCATCGTCGCTAGCTTAAAAACCGTAGGAGTAGTTCTAGTACTTTCTCTATTAATTACTCCTTCTGCTTGTGCTTATCTACTAGTTACTCGTCTCCACCAAGTCATGTTATTAGGGGTAGGAATAGGGATTTTTTCTAGCGTCTCAGGTATGTATCTGAGTTATTTTCAAAATATACCCTCAGGACCGGGGATTGTTTTAGTAGCATCGGGATTATTTATACTCATCCTGCTGTTTAGTCCTCTACACGGATTGCTTACGTCCAAAAAATAG